A genomic region of Cannabis sativa cultivar Pink pepper isolate KNU-18-1 chromosome 1, ASM2916894v1, whole genome shotgun sequence contains the following coding sequences:
- the LOC115703695 gene encoding cathecol O-methyltransferase 1: MLMFKVDLIVRDYKPKLITELFYHCSKHKFNLKHQKESRYSLMASPSEKLENSPQIVNDERKQEEENFAYAAQLVNSSVLSMSLQSAIELGVFDIIAKAGDAAKLSAQEIVAQMPTTNPDAPRMLDRILRMLASHSVLACSLENEDLRVYGLNDVTKLFVTNEDGVSLGPFMSLLQDKVFLDSWFELKGAILEGGIPFHRVRGMHAFEYPSLDQKFNQVFNKAMYNQTTLVLKKILEVYKGFENLGKVVDVGGGLGGTLNQITSKYPHLKGINFDLPHVVEHAPSYPGVEHVGGDMFESVPSGDAIFMKWILHDWSDEHCLKLLKNCYKAIPDNGNVIVMEAILPTVPETKSADRCTSQMDVLMMTQNPGGKERSKKEFLALATGAGFSGIRFDCFVCNFVIMEFYK, translated from the exons ATGTTGATGTTTAAAGTTGACTTGATCGTTAGAGACTATAAACCAAAACTAATAActgaattattttatcattgtAGCAAACACAAATTCAATCTCAAGCACCAAAAAGAAAGTAGGTACTCTCTCATGGCTTCTCCCTCAGAAAAATTGGAAAACTCTCCACAAATCGTTAACGATGAAAGgaaacaagaagaagagaacTTTGCATACGCAGCACAGCTTGTGAACTCAAGTGTGCTCTCCATGTCCTTGCAATCTGCCATTGAGCTTGGAGTTTTTGATATCATAGCCAAAGCTGGTGATGCAGCCAAGCTCTCCGCGCAGGAGATCGTGGCGCAGATGCCTACCACCAACCCTGATGCGCCTAGAATGTTAGACCGCATCCTCAGAATGCTGGCAAGCCACTCTGTGCTTGCATGTTCTCTGGAGAATGAGGATTTAAGGGTGTACGGTCTTAATGATGTAACCAAGTTATTTGTCACAAATGAAGATGGTGTTTCATTGGGTCCATTCATGTCTTTGTTGCAAGATAAGGTCTTCTTGGATAGCTG GTTCGAGCTGAAAGGTGCAATTCTTGAAGGAGGAATACCCTTTCATAGGGTCCGTGGAATGCATGCTTTTGAGTATCCAAGCTTGGACCAAAAATTCAACCAGGTATTTAACAAAGCAATGTACAATCAGACTACTTTGGTTTTGAAGAAGATCCTAGAGGTTTACAAGGGTTTTGAGAACCTTGGGAAAGTAGTAGATGTTGGGGGTGGTTTAGGAGGGACCCTAAACCAGATCACTTCCAAATACCCTCATCTTAAGGGTATTAATTTTGACTTACCTCATGTTGTAGAACATGCTCCCTCTTATCCAG GGGTTGAACATGTGGGTGGAGATATGTTTGAAAGTGTTCCATCTGGGGATGCTATTTTTATGAAG TGGATACTTCATGACTGGAGTGATGAACACTGCTTGAAACTACTAAAGAATTGTTACAAAGCTATTCCAGACAATGGGAATGTTATAGTTATGGAGGCCATTCTTCCAACTGTACCAGAGACTAAGTCTGCTGATAGATGCACCTCCCAAATGGATGTGCTTATGATGACTCAAAATCCAGGAGGAAAAGAGCGCAGCAAAAAAGAGTTTTTAGCCTTGGCAACTGGCGCAGGATTCAGTGGCATAAGATTTGACTGTTTTGTTTGCAACTTTGTGATCATGGAGTTCTATAAGTAG